Proteins encoded within one genomic window of Anopheles gambiae chromosome 3, idAnoGambNW_F1_1, whole genome shotgun sequence:
- the LOC1279351 gene encoding cyclin-dependent kinase 8, with protein MTTAVMMDYEFKMKTQQERAKVEDLFEYEGCKVGRGTYGHVYKARRKEGNDAKDYALKQIEGTGLSMSACREIALLRELKHPNVINLIRVFLSHTDRKVWLLFDYAEHDLWHIIKFHRAAKATKKPVMVPKGMVKSLLYQILDGIHYLHSNWVLHRDLKPANILVMGEGNERGRVKIADMGFARLFNAPLKPLADLDPVVVTFWYRAPELLLGARHYTKAIDIWAIGCIFAELLTSEPIFHCRQEDIKTSNPYHHDQLDRIFNVMGFPQDKDWEDIRKMPEHHTLTKDFKRSNYASCSLVKYMERHKIKPDSKAFHLLQKLLLMDPNKRITSEQAMQDPYFSEDPMPTADVFAGCPIPYPKREFLTDEDQDDKGEKRQQQQQQQQQQQQQQQQQQQQQQQQQQQQQQQQQQQNNQQNQQGNQQQQQQNQQQSGNPMQQGGGAGGAGGGGQGGGGMDHNNAKRVRLAGPNGHPNNSQGGMTQQEYHQQQQQQNQQQQQQNQMMFNSGQQGGFQQRY; from the exons ATGACTACCGCTGTAATGATGGATTACGAGTTTAAGATGAAAACGCAGCAAGAGCGAGCAAAGGTGGAGGATCTGTTCGAGTACGAGGGCTGCAAGGTGGGCCGTGGTACGTACGGACATGTTTATAAGGCCCGCCGTAAAGAGGGTAACGATGCCAAGGATTACGCACTCAAGCAAATCGAAGGGACCGGTCTATCGATGTCCGCTTGTCGTGAGATTGCG TTACTGCGCGAATTGAAACATCCGAATGTGATAAACTTGATCCGCGTGTTTCTGTCGCACACGGATCGCAAAGTATGGCTGCTGTTTGACTATGCCGAGCATGATCTGTGGCACATTATAAAGTTTCACCGTGCGGCCAAAGCGACGAAAAAACCAGTCATGGTACCGAAGGGAATGGTGAAAAGCTTGCTGTATCAAATATTGGACGGAATCCATTATTTGCATAGCAACTGGGTGCTGCACAGGGATTTG AAACCGGCCAACATTTTAGTGATGGGTGAAGGAAACGAGCGTGGCCGTGTCAAGATAGCCGATATGGGGTTTGCCCGTCTATTCAACGCGCCGTTGAAACCGTTAGCAGATCTTGATCCGGTGGTCGTCACCTTTTGGTATCGGGCACCGGAGCTACTACTCGGAGCCCGCCATTACACGAAAGCGATCGATATATGGGCGATTGGATGTATTTTTGCAGAGCTGTTAACATCGGAACCAATTTTCCACTGCCGACAGGAGGATATCAAAACCAGCAATCCGTACCATCACGATCAGCTGGACCGCATATTCAACGTGATGGGCTTTCCGCAGGACAAGGACTGGGAGGATATTCGGAAAATGCCGGAACACCACACACTTACGAAGGACTTCAAGCGCTCAAA tTATGCCAGCTGTTCCTTGGTGAAGTACATGGAGCGACACAAAATCAAGCCAGACAGTAAAGCGTTCCATCTTCTGCAGAAGTTACTCTTGATGGATCCGAACAAACGTATAACGTCGGAGCAGGCCATGCAAGATCCATACTTTTCCGAAGATCCCATGCCTACGGCCGACGTATTTGCCGGATGCCCGATACCATACCCTAAACGGGAATTTCTCACTGATGAGGATCAGGATGATAAAGGGGAAAagcgacagcagcaacagcagcagcaacaacaacaacagcagcaacagcagcagcaacaacaacagcaacagcaacaacagcagcaacagcagcagcaacagcaacaacagaatAATCAGCAAAATCAGCAAGGAAAT caacagcagcagcaacagaatcaACAACAATCTGGCAAT CCAATGCAACAAGGCGGCGGCGCAGGAGGTGCAGGTGGCGGCGGCCAAGGAGGTGGTGGAATGGATCACAACAATGCTAAAAGAGTGCGACTTGCGGGACCGAATGGCCATCCGAATAATTCGCAGGGTGGGATGACACAGCAAGAGtatcatcagcaacagcagcagcaaaatcagcaacaacagcaacaaaatcaaatgatGTTTAACAGCGGTCAACAAGGTGGATTCCAGCAGCGGTATTAA